From the Quercus lobata isolate SW786 chromosome 6, ValleyOak3.0 Primary Assembly, whole genome shotgun sequence genome, one window contains:
- the LOC115950762 gene encoding zinc finger BED domain-containing protein RICESLEEPER 2-like, producing the protein MSGEQANELALDTEARVHSLDNENFGDIDENVGENLVFDEAKASQALALWICTADVPLQIIEDPLFLRFVHSVNPFAKPGNVKLVKAECLKIFKEERVKIKQALADFNGQISLSVDVLKSSVCSEYMCLTAHFVDDGWEVKKWVLGVCRVWEEEDDVSKMILKCLLDWKIENKIFAITMKNDSDYVATVKIIKDHVQEKKKLQLKGQLFHVYCCADMLCAIVLDALAEIKVNEVLDHVACGRPTSLWHLTYQALKDASELYSMGEFSRDEYHVIEIPPADVWSKAEAVVKLLGSIYNVAKSLFETKYPTVNNYLHNLQELQASLIRESMSSDSFIKPIAEKMLQKFDKYWNDMFLLLALTTLLDPRFKKKYFEFSSLKYENSDSKSQVTAVLDAIQTLYDEYATTIDGNEKSMSKSSALSAGEDSDGPCPKFRRVEEGCGSSKDGFDWVKEYEQFTQSKGRRPKSELDFYLEEPVIPWIEDFDIISWWRTSSSKYPILSSVARDLLAIPISVATSYDAYDTTARKVDWNIISAGRDLMGALMCTRSWNQSNSDKD; encoded by the coding sequence ATGTCTGGGGAACAAGCAAATGAGCTTGCTTTGGATACTGAAGCGAGAGTCCATTCTTTGGACAATGAAAACTTTGGTGACATTGATGAAAATGTGGGTGAGAATTTGGTTTTTGATGAAGCAAAAGCAAGCCAAGCCCTTGCTTTATGGATCTGCACCGCAGATGTGCCGCTTCAGATCATTGAAGATCCCTTATTTCTTCGTTTTGTGCATTCAGTGAACCCATTTGCTAAGCCTGGCAATGTCAAATTGGTTAAGGCTGAGTGCTTGAAAATATTCAaggaagagagagtgaaaaTTAAACAAGCTCTAGCTGATTTCAATGGTCAAATCAGCCTCTCGGTTGATGTGTTGAAGTCTTCAGTGTGCAGTGAGTATATGTGCTTAACAGCACATTTTGTTGATGATGGTTGGGAAGTGAAAAAGTGGGTACTTGGTGTTTGCCGTGTTTGGGAAGAGGAAGATGATGTTTCCAAGATGATTCTGAAGTGTCTTTTGGACTGGAAAATTGAGAACAAGATATTCGCGATCACTATGAAAAATGATAGTGATTATGTTGCTACAGTCAAGATTATTAAAGATCATGttcaagaaaagaagaagctcCAGCTGAAGGGTCAGTTATTTCATGTGTATTGTTGTGCTGACATGTTGTGTGCAATTGTTCTAGATGCATTGGCTGAGATAAAAGTTAATGAAGTACTTGATCATGTGGCCTGTGGGAGACCAACCTCACTTTGGCATCTAACATATCAGGCACTAAAAGATGCTTCAGAGTTATATTCCATGGGGGAGTTTTCTAGAGATGAGTATCATGTGATAGAAATACCGCCTGCTGATGTATGGAGTAAAGCTGAAGCTGTCGTTAAACTTCTAGGAAGCATTTATAATGTGGCAAAAAGTTTGTTTGAAACAAAATATCCAACAGTTAACAACTATCTTCATAATCTTCAAGAGCTTCAAGCAAGTTTGATTCGTGAATCGATGAGTTCAGATAGTTTCATCAAACCTATagctgagaaaatgttacaGAAGTTTGATAAGTACTGGAATGATATGTTTTTGCTGTTGGCACTAACTACACTGTTGGATCCACGTTTTAAGaagaaatattttgaattttcttctttaaaatatGAGAACAGTGATAGCAAATCACAGGTCACTGCTGTTTTGGATGCCATTCAGACCCTTTATGATGAATATGCAACCACTATTGATGGAAATGAGAAGTCTATGAGTAAATCTTCAGCTTTGTCTGCAGGTGAAGATAGTGATGGTCCCTGTCCTAAATTCAGACGTGTTGAGGAAGGCTGTGGCAGTTCTAAAGATGGTTTTGATTGGGTGAAAGAATATGAACAATTCACTCAATCTAAAGGTCGGCGCCCAAAGTCAGAACTGGATTTTTATTTGGAAGAACCTGTCATACCATGGATTGAGGATTTTGATATTATTAGTTGGTGGAGAACCTCTAGCTCAAAATATCCAATCCTCTCTAGTGTGGCTCGTGACTTATTGGCAATCCCCATTTCAGTTGCCACTTCATATGACGCGTATGATACAACAGCAAGGAAGGTTGATTGGAATATAATCTCAGCAGGGCGTGATCTTATGGGAGCTTTGATGTGTACTCGGAGTTGGAACCAAAGCAACTCAGACAAAGATTAA
- the LOC115950947 gene encoding zinc finger BED domain-containing protein RICESLEEPER 1-like: MEADNENYQTNDVERDSDACGHEFDHGSGHGNTHGSSSDDKNSVNGYDYDSEQRNASRYLAVLTCTTDVLPRRGLLMQTLCRSNPVFKRVRFASVQDECFKFYEDIKGNLKPLLRNLDGQISLSVDILSCRKFCEYMCLKAHFIDKDWNLMNLVLNFHRISEVGDDCIVEAILKVLKDWDIGNKIANITFLTGSVENKEIDEIKDYVQETKKLQFNGQRFRLYCCADIFKRMVQDAFEVIQMTIHRFDFLMYFGKPSSGSRWDAVYDRLKMALEREAKEEFKEEYDRDKPSADEWKKVEGICKLLECLYNAAKAVFETKDSTAGIYFQNLQEVRATLTKETNSSDSLTRDVATEMHKRFEKYWKKMFLVLAIATVMDPRYKITYFEFSSSKYGGKDGNTEVSTVLMAIRSLYDDYNTRFPTNENPVSNRTYSNSEIETPRPVKRGCLSSDASKRLQDYQQFIESTNQPLKSELDLYLEEPVLPWTQDFNILSWWRAASPRYPILSRIARDYLSVPVSVVTSRDEFFTMERGISPRRYASFKPDLINAIMCTQSWVPNELKSMAESSLGFGEMLEDIKLVDELI; the protein is encoded by the coding sequence ATGGAGGCAGATAATGAAAATTATCAGACTAATGATGTTGAAAGAGACAGTGATGCTTGTGGTCATGAATTTGACCATGGTAGTGGTCATGGTAACACTCATGGATCCTCTTCAGATGATAAAAACAGTGTTAATGGTTACGATTATGATTCTGAGCAAAGAAATGCAAGCCGGTATCTTGCAGTTTTGACATGCACTACAGATGTGCTGCCTCGAAGGGGGTTGTTAATGCAGACATTGTGTCGCAGTAATCCTGTATTTAAGAGAGTGCGTTTTGCGTCTGTACAAGATGAATGCTTCAAATTTTATGAGGACATAAAAGGGAATCTTAAACCATTATTGAGAAATCTTGATGGGCAGATTAGCCTCTCAGTAGATATACTGAGTTGTCGAAAGTTTTGTGAGTATATGTGCCTAAAAGCCCATTTTATTGATAAAGATTGGAATTTAATGAATTTGGTTCTCAATTTTCATCGTATAAGTGAAGTGGGCGATGATTGCATTGTTGAAGCCATTTTGAAGGTTCTGAAAGACTGGGACATTGGGAACAAGATAGCCAATATTACATTTCTAACTGGCTCAGTAGAAAACAAAGAGATTGATGAGATCAAAGATTATGTCCAAGAGACAAAGAAGCTCCAATTTAATGGTCAGCGATTTCGTCTGTATTGCTGTGCTGACATTTTCAAACGTATGGTGCAGGATGCATTTGAAGTGATACAGATGACAATTCACAGATTTGATTTTCTAATGTACTTTGGGAAACCATCCAGTGGCAGTAGGTGGGATGCAGTATATGACAGGCTAAAGATGGCTTTAGAGCGTGAGGCTAAGGAAGAGTTCAAAGAAGAGTATGACCGGGACAAGCCATCTGCTGATGAGTGGAAGAAAGTTGAAGGCATTTGTAAACTCTTGGAGTGCTTATATAATGCAGCAAAAGCTGTCTTTGAAACAAAAGATTCAACGGCAGGCATCTATTTTCAGAATCTTCAAGAGGTACGGGCTACTTTGACCAAGGAGACTAATTCTTCAGACAGTCTTACTAGAGATGTGGCTACAGAAATGCATAAGAGGTTTGAGAAGTATTGGAAAAAAATGTTCTTGGTATTGGCAATTGCTACAGTGATGGATCCTCGGTATAAGATAACGTACTTTGAGTTCTCGTCCTCAAAATACGGTGGTAAAGATGGCAACACTGAAGTTTCTACCGTACTTATGGCCATTCGCAGTCTCTATGATGATTATAATACCCGATTTCCCACTAATGAGAATCCTGTGAGCAATCGTACTTATTCTAATTCAGAAATTGAGACTCCCAGGCCAGTTAAGCGGGGGTGCCTTAGTTCTGATGCTTCTAAGCGGTTACAAGATTACCAGCAGTTCATTGAATCTACTAATCAACCTCTGAAGTCGGAGCTAGATTTGTATTTGGAAGAACCTGTCTTGCCTTGGACCCAGGATTTTAACATTTTGAGTTGGTGGAGAGCTGCAAGCCCAAGATATCCTATCCTTTCCAGGATTGCTCGTGATTATTTGTCAGTTCCTGTGTCTGTTGTTACTTCCAGAGATGAATTTTTTACCATGGAAAGAGGAATCAGTCCACGACGTTATGCTTCCTTCAAACCAGACTTGATAAATGCCATAATGTGTACTCAGAGTTGGGTCCCTAATGAACTCAAATCCATGGCTGAATCTTCTCTGGGGTTTGGGGAAATGCTGGAAGACATCAAATTGGTAGATGAATTAATTTAG
- the LOC115949862 gene encoding zinc finger BED domain-containing protein RICESLEEPER 2-like, with protein MEADNENYQINDVERDDDEFDQGSDHVNSHKGSSDVEHSVNDYDYDFEQRNASQYLAALTCTINVLPRKGFFMQTLCHSNPVFKRVCFASVQDDCLKLYEEIKENLKPLLRNFDGHISLSVDILSCRKFSEYMCLKAHFIDEDWNLMNWALKDWDIGNKIAYITFPTGSVDDKQIDEVKDYVQETKKLQFNGQPFRLYCCADIFKRMVQDAFEVIWRTIHIIDRLMYFGKPSNRWDFVYDRLKMALESEAKEEFKEEDDWDKPSADEWKKVEGICKLLESLYNAAKAVFETKDSMAGIYLQNLQEVRATLTKETNSSDSFIRDVAAEMHERIEKYWKKMFLVLAIATVMDPRYKISYFEFSSSKYGGNDSKAEVSTVLIAVRSLYDDYNTRFPINENPVSNSTSSDSESETPRPVKQRSLSSDASNRLKDYKQFIESTNQPLKSELDLYLEEPVLPWTQDFNILSWWRAASPRYPVHSRIARDYLSVPVSVVTSLDELFTMERGISRRRYASLKPDLINAIMCTQSWFPAEVKSLTESSLGLGDMLEDMELVDDLI; from the exons ATGGAGGCAGATAATGAAAATTATCAGATTAATGATGTTGAAAGAGACGATGATGAATTTGACCAGGGCAGTGATCATGTTAACTCTCATAAAGGCTCTTCAGATGTTGAACATAGTGTTAATGATTACGATTATGATTTTGAGCAAAGAAATGCTAGCCAGTATCTTGCAGCTTTGACATGCACTATAAATGTGCTGCCTCGAAAAGGGTTTTTTATGCAGACATTGTGTCACAGTAATCCAGTATTTAAGCGAGTGTGTTTTGCCTCTGTTCAAGATGACTGCTTGAAACTTTATgaggaaataaaagagaatCTTAAACCATTATTGAGAAATTTTGATGGGCATATTAGCCTCTCAGTTGATATATTGAGTTGTCGAAAGTTTTCTGAGTATATGTGCCTGAAAGCCCATTTTATTGATGAAGATTGGAATTTGATGAATTGG GCTCTGAAAGACTGGGACATTGGGAACAAGATAGCCTATATTACATTTCCAACTGGCTCAGTAGATGACAAACAGATTGATGAGGTCAAAGATTATGTTCAAGAGACGAAGAAGCTTCAATTTAATGGTCAGCCATTTCGTCTGTATTGCTGTGCTGACATTTTCAAACGTATGGTGCAGGATGCATTTGAAGTGATATGGAGGACGATTCACATAATTGATAGACTAATGTACTTTGGGAAACCATCCAATAGGTGGGATTTTGTATATGACAGGCTAAAGATGGCTTTAGAGAGTGAGGCTAAGGAAGAGTTCAAAGAAGAGGATGACTGGGACAAGCCATCTGCTGATGAGTGGAAGAAAGTTGAAGGCATTTGTAAACTCTTAGAGAGCTTATATAATGCAGCAAAAGCTGTATTCGAAACAAAAGATTCAATGGCTGGCATCTATCTTCAGAATCTACAAGAGGTACGGGCAACTTTGACGAAGGAGACTAATTCTTCAGACAGTTTTATTAGAGATGTGGCTGCTGAAATGCATGAGAGGATTGAGAAGTATTGGAAGAAAATGTTCTTAGTGTTGGCAATTGCTACAGTGATGGATCCTCGGTATAAGATATCTTACTTTGAGTTCTCATCCTCAAAATATGGTGGTAATGATAGCAAGGCTGAAGTTTCTACCGTGCTTATCGCTGTTCGCAGTCTCTATGATGATTATAATACCCGATTTCCCATTAATGAGAATCCTGTGAGCAATTCTACTTCTTCTGATTCAGAAAGTGAGACTCCCAGGCCAGTTAAGCAAAGGTCCCTTAGTTCTGATGCTTCTAATCGGTTAAAAGATTACAAGCAATTCATTGAATCTACTAATCAACCTCTGAAGTCAGAGTTAGATTTGTATTTGGAAGAACCTGTCTTGCCATGGACCCAGGATTTTAATATATTGAGTTGGTGGAGAGCTGCAAGCCCAAGGTATCCTGTCCATTCCAGGATTGCTCGTGATTATTTGTCAGTTCCTGTGTCTGTTGTTACTTCCCTAGATGAATTATTTACCATGGAAAGAGGAATCAGTCGACGACGTTATGCTTCCTTAAAACCAGACTTGATAAATGCCATAATGTGTACTCAGAGTTGGTTCCCTGCTGAAGTCAAATCATTGACTGAATCTTCTCTGGGGTTGGGGGATATGCTGGAAGACATGGAATTGGTAGATGATTTAATTTAG